A window of the Microvirga terrae genome harbors these coding sequences:
- a CDS encoding DUF7146 domain-containing protein, whose amino-acid sequence MRLDPQAPGGFLVHSFCGDGPLEAKDYVRDKLGLPFTYSKTSEKGISLDPLKWCAHDGLTYAARSAQALRIWAEAMDPHSTPVESYLRRRGLDLPRAAAGEAIHFHLTCPFAGSSTAAMVCLVRDILTNEPKAIHRTALTAEGHKGNVSGHDACLLVRFMAVRSS is encoded by the coding sequence GTGCGGCTCGATCCGCAGGCCCCCGGCGGCTTCCTCGTTCATAGCTTCTGCGGCGACGGCCCTCTGGAGGCCAAGGATTATGTACGGGACAAGCTGGGCCTTCCGTTCACTTATTCAAAGACTTCCGAAAAAGGGATTTCGCTGGATCCGCTGAAATGGTGTGCCCATGACGGTCTTACCTATGCGGCTCGCTCTGCCCAGGCATTGCGCATCTGGGCCGAGGCCATGGATCCACACAGCACTCCCGTTGAATCCTATCTCCGGCGCCGTGGGCTCGATCTGCCACGCGCTGCCGCGGGTGAAGCCATCCACTTCCATCTCACTTGTCCCTTCGCGGGAAGCTCTACAGCGGCGATGGTGTGTCTTGTGCGGGATATTCTCACCAACGAACCCAAGGCCATCCACAGGACCGCTTTGACCGCCGAGGGGCACAAGGGGAATGTATCAGGCCATGACGCCTGTCTCTTGGTCCGATTCATGGCGGTGCGATCAAGCTGA
- a CDS encoding toprim domain-containing protein, whose product MGEGLESTLSLRLAHEFGPGPIWCLLSAGGVSSLPVLGGVECLWMAVDNDPAGQKAASTCSERWREAGREVFVVTAHAESSDLNNCPKGDRHHA is encoded by the coding sequence GTGGGTGAAGGCCTGGAAAGCACCTTGTCTCTCCGGCTCGCCCATGAGTTCGGTCCTGGCCCTATCTGGTGCCTCCTGTCCGCTGGAGGAGTGAGCAGCCTACCGGTCCTTGGTGGTGTCGAGTGCCTTTGGATGGCAGTCGACAATGACCCAGCGGGCCAAAAGGCTGCAAGCACCTGCTCCGAACGGTGGCGTGAAGCCGGCCGTGAAGTCTTCGTCGTGACGGCTCATGCCGAGTCCTCTGATCTCAATAATTGTCCGAAAGGGGACCGGCACCATGCTTGA